One segment of Neobacillus endophyticus DNA contains the following:
- a CDS encoding ABC transporter ATP-binding protein, producing the protein MKFFSKYIKKYRVTFCVAVLFLTFEAICDLLQPTIMAKIIDKGVSHKDIHYVLQMGGLMLLITAFGAVSAGTRSVLASTVSQNFGTELRFDLFKKIQTLSFKNLDKFDRASLITRLTNDVTQVQVFVNGLMRIFVKSPLLAIGGLVMATRLNLRLSVVLAVVVPIIALLIVINMRLGLPRFAKVQKALDGVNGVMREYLSGVRVVKAFNRFDVEVEKFTKTNEHFKNQSIAANRLMSIFSPAIMLTVNLGIVVVLWIGGLGVHSGDIQVGHIIAFINYMTQISMSLMMISMVFNMYVRARASASRIGEVFMQEDSITWNRESFATSQEKGRIDFENVTFAYEASGEPVLKNINLTVLPGETVGIIGSTGSGKSTLVGLVPRFYDVASGTIKVDGEDIKQINPKVLREKIAIVPQKNILFTGSVAENIRWGKEDASEAELVEAAQMAGAHDFISAAPEGFHTRIGQGGVNFSGGQKQRISIARALVKQPEILILDDSTSAVDVTTEAKIKQALKTYAKGLTCLLIAQRITSVIDADKIVVLDHGEIVGVGTHHTLMNDCQVYQEIYRSQMGKEVQ; encoded by the coding sequence ATGAAGTTTTTTTCGAAGTATATAAAAAAGTATAGGGTGACTTTTTGCGTTGCGGTGTTATTCCTCACCTTTGAGGCGATTTGTGATTTGCTGCAACCCACGATTATGGCAAAAATTATTGATAAAGGTGTCTCCCATAAGGATATCCATTATGTGCTGCAAATGGGCGGGCTGATGCTTCTAATCACGGCCTTTGGTGCAGTGAGTGCTGGAACAAGAAGTGTCCTGGCTAGTACCGTGTCACAGAATTTTGGCACTGAATTACGCTTTGATTTGTTTAAAAAAATTCAAACTCTTTCCTTTAAAAATTTAGATAAGTTTGACCGCGCCTCGTTAATTACGAGGCTGACGAACGATGTAACGCAGGTTCAAGTGTTTGTGAACGGGCTGATGCGCATCTTCGTTAAATCACCGCTTTTGGCGATTGGCGGTCTGGTGATGGCCACACGGCTGAATCTTCGTCTATCGGTTGTTCTTGCGGTGGTGGTGCCGATCATTGCGCTGCTAATCGTCATTAACATGCGGCTGGGATTGCCGCGTTTTGCTAAGGTGCAAAAGGCGCTGGACGGGGTAAATGGCGTGATGCGTGAATACTTATCAGGTGTCCGCGTCGTGAAGGCATTTAATCGCTTTGATGTTGAGGTGGAGAAGTTCACGAAGACCAATGAGCACTTTAAAAATCAGTCTATTGCCGCGAACCGGCTAATGTCCATTTTTAGTCCGGCGATTATGCTGACGGTGAACCTGGGGATTGTCGTGGTTCTGTGGATCGGCGGTCTGGGTGTTCATTCCGGAGATATTCAAGTCGGTCATATCATTGCGTTTATCAACTATATGACCCAGATTTCTATGTCGCTCATGATGATTTCCATGGTGTTTAACATGTATGTCAGAGCGAGAGCATCGGCAAGCCGAATCGGGGAAGTGTTCATGCAGGAAGATTCGATTACTTGGAATCGCGAGTCATTTGCCACAAGCCAGGAAAAAGGAAGAATTGATTTTGAAAATGTCACATTTGCATATGAGGCATCCGGTGAGCCGGTATTGAAAAATATCAATCTCACGGTTCTTCCTGGTGAAACGGTGGGCATTATCGGTTCCACCGGGTCGGGAAAGAGTACTCTCGTTGGGCTTGTTCCCCGTTTTTACGATGTAGCAAGCGGCACGATTAAAGTTGATGGGGAAGATATAAAGCAAATCAACCCGAAAGTACTGCGCGAAAAGATTGCCATTGTCCCGCAAAAAAATATTTTGTTCACAGGAAGTGTAGCGGAAAATATTCGTTGGGGGAAAGAGGATGCAAGTGAGGCTGAATTAGTCGAAGCTGCCCAAATGGCTGGAGCGCATGATTTTATATCTGCGGCGCCGGAAGGCTTTCATACTAGGATTGGCCAAGGCGGCGTAAATTTTTCCGGCGGCCAAAAGCAGCGGATTTCCATTGCGCGGGCACTGGTGAAACAGCCTGAGATTTTGATACTGGATGACAGCACTAGTGCGGTGGATGTCACGACTGAGGCCAAAATTAAGCAAGCGTTAAAAACCTATGCCAAGGGGCTAACTTGCTTGCTCATTGCCCAGCGGATTACCTCGGTTATTGATGCGGATAAAATTGTCGTCCTTGATCATGGC
- a CDS encoding ASCH domain-containing protein: MENQGTALPPKTCSIERLITVEEDIQKVLAGQKTATRRNGRYADPGEIMTLEGRQFVVEKVYSQSLGELTDDDARREGFNNVEEYKQSILSMHPGMPWLPQMRVWVHEFRPVEQQ; the protein is encoded by the coding sequence ATGGAAAATCAAGGTACGGCATTGCCGCCAAAAACATGTTCTATTGAAAGATTAATCACTGTGGAGGAAGATATTCAAAAGGTGCTTGCAGGGCAAAAAACTGCCACTCGCCGCAACGGAAGATATGCTGACCCTGGTGAAATCATGACACTTGAAGGCCGCCAGTTTGTTGTGGAAAAGGTGTATTCACAAAGCCTGGGCGAGCTGACTGATGATGATGCGCGCCGCGAGGGCTTCAACAATGTAGAAGAATACAAACAATCCATTCTTTCCATGCACCCAGGTATGCCATGGCTGCCGCAAATGAGAGTGTGGGTTCACGAATTCCGTCCAGTTGAACAACAATAA
- a CDS encoding ABC transporter permease subunit: MNLFWREIKANRKALIIWCLGILFMVVSGMAKYSAYQSTGQSINELIGQMPKSLQAILGMDSLNLSTSTGFYGMLFIYLLMMAAIHALMLGANIIAKEEQDHTAEFLMAKPISRMQIVTAKLLAGLVNIVIFNLVTLILSLAMVNHYMKHGESLNDVYLLLAGMLMVQLMFLGLGTGIAAAGKRPKRAGALGTAILLVMYMLSIAIDLNKNITLLKYLTPFKYFEAKKVLADGSLDAVNVGLSLVVIAVLVIVTYVSYQKRDLRV; this comes from the coding sequence GTGAATTTATTTTGGCGGGAAATAAAGGCAAACCGGAAAGCGTTAATCATCTGGTGTTTGGGGATCTTGTTCATGGTGGTCTCTGGTATGGCCAAGTATAGTGCGTATCAATCTACCGGGCAATCCATTAATGAACTGATTGGGCAAATGCCCAAATCACTACAAGCCATTTTGGGAATGGATTCCTTGAATTTATCGACATCAACAGGTTTTTACGGGATGCTATTTATCTACTTATTAATGATGGCGGCCATCCACGCCCTTATGCTTGGGGCCAATATCATTGCCAAGGAAGAGCAGGATCATACGGCAGAGTTTTTGATGGCAAAGCCGATTTCTAGGATGCAGATTGTTACAGCTAAATTGTTAGCAGGACTAGTGAATATCGTCATCTTTAATCTTGTGACGCTGATTCTTTCCCTTGCAATGGTCAATCATTACATGAAGCACGGTGAATCGCTAAATGATGTCTATTTGCTGCTGGCAGGCATGCTCATGGTGCAGCTGATGTTTTTGGGGCTTGGAACGGGCATTGCGGCGGCGGGAAAAAGGCCAAAGCGCGCCGGCGCATTGGGAACGGCCATTTTGCTAGTTATGTATATGTTATCGATTGCGATTGATCTCAATAAGAACATCACACTATTAAAATATCTCACGCCATTTAAGTATTTCGAGGCAAAAAAAGTATTGGCTGACGGCAGCCTCGACGCGGTCAACGTCGGGTTATCGCTAGTAGTGATTGCAGTTTTGGTGATTGTCACTTATGTCTCCTATCAAAAAAGAGATTTGCGTGTGTAA
- a CDS encoding ABC transporter permease subunit → MNIFLHELKANRKSTIIWTLSLVAVVIFFMALFPSITKDAEGFKKVLENYPEGVRKVLGVSINSITSLLGFYSYVFTYVVLCGAIQAMNLGTSILSKEVREKTADFLLTKPITRVQIVTAKLLSAFTSLVLSNVVFIAAAIITVKAVSGKTFDMTAFLLISLTAFWVECLFLALGILISVTLPKIKSVLSVSLGTVFGFFVLNMLGSVIGEKAIRYVTPFKYYDTTYIMKHNSYETTYVIIEILFIMAAVTVSYLIYSKKDIHAV, encoded by the coding sequence ATGAATATTTTTCTTCATGAATTAAAGGCAAATCGGAAGTCTACGATTATTTGGACTCTTTCATTGGTTGCTGTGGTGATTTTTTTCATGGCCCTGTTTCCTTCAATTACAAAGGATGCCGAGGGGTTTAAAAAGGTACTGGAAAATTATCCGGAGGGTGTTCGTAAAGTATTGGGAGTTTCCATTAATTCGATCACATCTCTGTTAGGATTTTACTCATATGTTTTTACGTATGTCGTGTTGTGCGGAGCGATTCAAGCTATGAATCTGGGGACCTCGATTTTATCAAAAGAAGTTCGTGAAAAAACGGCAGACTTTTTATTAACAAAGCCGATTACCCGAGTTCAAATTGTCACAGCCAAGCTGTTGTCAGCCTTTACTTCGCTAGTGCTGTCGAATGTTGTTTTTATCGCTGCTGCGATCATTACGGTAAAAGCTGTAAGCGGCAAAACATTTGATATGACGGCGTTTTTACTGATTTCACTAACGGCGTTTTGGGTTGAATGCCTGTTTCTGGCATTGGGTATCTTGATTTCGGTCACCTTGCCAAAAATAAAATCGGTTTTGTCGGTTTCGCTCGGCACTGTTTTTGGGTTTTTTGTCTTGAATATGCTTGGCTCTGTGATTGGCGAGAAGGCCATTCGCTATGTGACACCATTCAAATATTACGATACTACTTATATCATGAAACATAATAGCTATGAAACAACTTACGTTATCATTGAGATTTTATTTATTATGGCAGCCGTTACTGTCAGCTATTTAATTTATTCTAAAAAAGACATTCATGCTGTGTAA
- a CDS encoding ABC transporter ATP-binding protein encodes MNVIEIKNLTKTYGTARGITNISFNVEEGEIFGFIGPNGAGKSTTIRTLLSLIYPTSGSATIFGKDTVKYGPEIKKEIGYLPSEVFYYDNMKVKDLLKYSASFYKKDCSKRISQLAEMLDLDLHKKIDDLSFGNKKKVGIVQGLLHEPKLIILDEPTSGLDPLMQQKFFELLKEENKKGTTILFSSHILSEVQKMCDRVAIIKEGQLVKVEKISILKDNNHKRFKLETKVPLDQSYFKMEGVQNIEVKNHITSFLYSGNINLILAKLAQLELVNLWIEEPDLEEIFMHYYEKE; translated from the coding sequence ATGAATGTTATTGAAATAAAAAATTTGACCAAAACTTATGGAACAGCAAGAGGGATTACAAACATCAGCTTTAATGTGGAAGAAGGAGAAATATTCGGGTTTATCGGCCCGAACGGTGCAGGGAAGTCAACCACGATCCGAACACTGTTATCGCTGATTTATCCGACCAGTGGCAGTGCAACGATCTTTGGTAAAGATACGGTGAAATACGGGCCAGAAATCAAAAAGGAAATTGGTTATTTACCTTCAGAAGTTTTTTATTATGACAATATGAAAGTGAAGGATCTCCTAAAGTATTCCGCTAGTTTTTATAAAAAAGATTGCAGCAAGCGAATCAGCCAATTGGCGGAAATGCTCGATCTTGACCTTCATAAAAAAATCGACGATCTGTCTTTCGGGAATAAGAAAAAGGTGGGCATCGTCCAGGGTTTGCTCCACGAACCCAAATTAATTATTTTGGATGAGCCGACGAGCGGTCTGGATCCACTGATGCAGCAGAAGTTTTTTGAACTATTAAAAGAAGAAAATAAAAAAGGGACAACGATTCTATTTTCCTCGCATATCCTGAGCGAGGTTCAGAAAATGTGTGACCGTGTGGCGATCATTAAAGAAGGTCAGCTGGTAAAGGTAGAGAAGATCAGCATTCTGAAGGATAATAACCATAAACGATTTAAGCTGGAGACGAAAGTGCCGCTCGACCAAAGTTATTTCAAGATGGAGGGCGTTCAAAATATCGAAGTGAAGAATCATATCACGAGCTTCCTCTATAGCGGTAATATTAATTTAATATTGGCGAAATTGGCACAGCTCGAGCTAGTCAACCTGTGGATTGAAGAGCCGGATCTTGAGGAAATCTTTATGCATTATTACGAAAAGGAGTAA
- a CDS encoding TetR/AcrR family transcriptional regulator has protein sequence MFSKFLNLDKEKQDRIMNAAIKEFAQKGYDKASTNEMVKEADISKGLLFHYFGNKKKMYLFLFDYFCEMISADFYQKIDLSETDFFKRISQGVRIKMDLLNQYPEAFKFLEETYFEDSEEVKAELEKRIKEMNDINFGKIYEGIDISKFRDDMDIQKVLKIITWTFEKVSEEELQKVKLSPGHEMDYQRMQQIAEEYSGILIKAFYK, from the coding sequence ATGTTTTCGAAATTTCTCAACTTGGATAAGGAAAAGCAGGATCGAATAATGAATGCAGCAATAAAGGAATTTGCTCAGAAAGGCTACGATAAGGCTTCGACAAATGAAATGGTCAAGGAGGCGGATATTTCAAAGGGGCTTTTGTTTCATTATTTCGGTAATAAAAAGAAAATGTATTTGTTTTTGTTTGATTATTTTTGCGAAATGATTTCCGCGGATTTTTATCAAAAAATTGATCTGTCTGAAACAGACTTTTTCAAAAGGATCAGTCAAGGTGTCCGTATCAAAATGGATTTATTAAACCAATATCCGGAAGCTTTTAAATTTCTAGAGGAAACCTATTTTGAGGATTCTGAGGAAGTGAAGGCAGAGCTGGAAAAAAGAATAAAGGAAATGAATGATATTAATTTTGGCAAGATTTACGAAGGCATCGATATTTCCAAGTTCAGAGATGATATGGACATTCAAAAAGTCTTAAAAATAATCACCTGGACATTTGAAAAAGTCAGTGAAGAGGAGCTTCAGAAGGTAAAACTGTCACCTGGGCACGAGATGGATTATCAACGAATGCAACAAATAGCTGAAGAATACTCTGGAATTTTAATAAAGGCCTTTTATAAGTGA
- a CDS encoding nuclease-related domain-containing protein, with protein MKDRDLSLNLEGLIAAQSRLSAGNPILPVLAAKQSSTEAGISGEERVAEVLRKSTFPFELHTFHDLSPRAEEKFQTDTFCFTPWYGVVFEVKNIAGLLEFKENPPQLIRTLEDGHKDGYESPVVQLERNREFLSSWFKSRKIYLPIYGAVVLAYPKQIVKLPPAKTKILFPNLIPSFIKDLPQQAKKLDIETFQRISKELLNSHERYIPKPICESYRLSSSDFKPGVRCLTCGKIGMIKLPRTWHCPFCKGHEHLAHQRTLLEWFLIFKRSITNRECREFLGVDVHTATRILQSMNLQSTGKFRNQAYSMTHENIPAVSITGVSSHSQS; from the coding sequence GTGAAAGACAGAGACTTATCATTGAATCTTGAAGGGTTAATTGCCGCTCAAAGCCGATTGTCCGCCGGCAATCCCATCTTGCCTGTATTAGCTGCAAAGCAATCATCAACAGAAGCGGGCATTAGTGGAGAGGAAAGGGTGGCGGAAGTGTTGCGAAAATCTACATTTCCTTTTGAACTCCACACGTTTCACGATTTATCACCCAGAGCAGAGGAAAAATTCCAAACAGATACGTTTTGTTTTACCCCCTGGTATGGTGTTGTTTTTGAAGTAAAAAATATAGCAGGCCTGCTGGAGTTCAAGGAAAATCCCCCGCAATTAATCCGCACTTTAGAGGACGGCCATAAGGATGGCTATGAAAGTCCCGTGGTGCAATTGGAACGGAACCGTGAATTTTTGTCCTCCTGGTTTAAAAGCCGAAAAATCTATCTCCCTATTTACGGCGCAGTGGTGCTGGCTTATCCAAAGCAAATAGTGAAACTCCCCCCAGCAAAAACAAAAATACTATTTCCCAACTTGATTCCCTCATTTATCAAAGATCTCCCACAACAAGCGAAAAAATTGGATATAGAAACTTTCCAAAGGATTTCCAAAGAACTGCTTAACAGCCACGAACGTTATATTCCAAAACCGATATGCGAATCATATAGGCTTTCTTCCAGTGACTTTAAGCCTGGCGTCAGGTGTTTGACATGCGGCAAAATCGGGATGATTAAGCTGCCACGAACATGGCATTGCCCGTTTTGCAAGGGCCACGAACACCTCGCCCACCAAAGAACGCTGCTGGAGTGGTTTTTGATTTTTAAAAGGAGTATCACGAATAGGGAGTGCCGGGAGTTTTTAGGAGTGGATGTCCATACTGCCACCAGAATATTACAAAGTATGAATTTACAAAGTACTGGAAAATTCCGTAACCAGGCTTATAGTATGACTCACGAAAACATACCAGCGGTAAGTATTACTGGTGTTTCAAGCCATTCACAAAGCTAA
- the pepT gene encoding peptidase T — protein MKEELIKRFTSYVKVDTQSDECSETCPSTEGQWTLLHMLVDELKQIGMQEVTIDDNGYVMATLPANTTKDIPTIGFLAHVDTATDFTGKNVNPQIHENYNGGDIVLNQALNVVMSPKDFPNLKNYHGHTLITTDGTTLLGADNKAGVTEIMTAMAYLIKHPEIMHGKVRVAFTPDEEIGRGPHKFDVAAFNAKFAYTVDGGPLGELEFESFNAASAKITIKGTNIHPGSAKNKMVNSIKIGMELHSQLPPQEAPEHTEGYEGFYHLLSFNGDVELTKLAYIIRDHDKEIFNKRKETIQNIVNQLKEKYGSNNILLELKDQYYNMGEKIKPVKEIVEIAHQAMENLDIKPIIQPIRGGTDGSQLSYMGLPTPNIFTGGENFHGKYEFISVDNMIKATNTVIEIIKLFEQKA, from the coding sequence TTGAAAGAAGAACTCATTAAACGATTTACTTCCTATGTGAAGGTGGATACGCAGTCAGATGAATGCAGTGAAACATGTCCGTCTACAGAGGGGCAATGGACTTTGCTTCATATGCTGGTGGATGAGTTAAAGCAAATCGGTATGCAAGAGGTTACGATTGATGATAACGGTTATGTCATGGCGACTCTTCCGGCAAACACAACAAAGGACATACCAACGATTGGCTTCCTAGCCCATGTTGATACAGCTACTGATTTTACTGGCAAAAACGTCAATCCGCAAATCCACGAAAATTACAATGGCGGTGATATTGTCTTAAACCAGGCACTAAATGTAGTCATGTCGCCAAAAGACTTTCCAAATCTCAAAAATTATCACGGCCATACGTTAATCACAACCGATGGCACCACGCTGCTTGGCGCTGATAACAAAGCAGGGGTAACTGAAATTATGACGGCAATGGCTTACCTTATCAAGCATCCGGAAATCATGCATGGTAAAGTGCGCGTTGCGTTCACGCCGGATGAGGAAATTGGAAGAGGACCACACAAGTTTGACGTGGCGGCCTTCAATGCAAAATTTGCTTACACTGTGGACGGCGGTCCGCTAGGAGAGCTGGAATTCGAAAGCTTCAACGCGGCCAGCGCAAAAATCACCATTAAAGGCACAAACATTCACCCAGGCTCTGCGAAAAATAAAATGGTGAATTCAATAAAAATCGGCATGGAATTACATAGCCAGCTGCCGCCGCAGGAAGCGCCAGAACATACAGAAGGGTACGAAGGGTTCTACCATTTGCTTTCCTTTAATGGCGACGTCGAGCTGACAAAGCTTGCGTATATTATCCGCGACCACGACAAGGAAATTTTCAACAAAAGGAAGGAGACCATTCAAAACATCGTCAATCAACTAAAAGAAAAATACGGCAGCAACAATATCTTGCTTGAGCTAAAAGACCAATATTACAACATGGGTGAAAAAATCAAACCAGTCAAAGAAATCGTGGAAATTGCCCATCAGGCAATGGAGAATTTAGACATTAAACCGATCATCCAGCCAATCCGCGGCGGAACTGATGGCTCACAGCTTTCCTACATGGGGCTGCCAACACCCAACATTTTTACCGGCGGCGAAAACTTCCACGGGAAATATGAATTTATTTCCGTCGATAATATGATCAAAGCTACCAACACCGTTATTGAAATTATTAAGCTGTTCGAACAAAAAGCCTAA
- a CDS encoding FMN-binding glutamate synthase family protein: MKVLVVILVFLFVVFVAGPLCLLFWLQYLARKPQHSIIRAHPYLGWVRYLLEKLGPELRQYWFDSDNDSSPFSRADFLGVVFSAKYRSDLLSFGSKRDFEKSGYYLANSLFPLLNEELRVGQQDKIHAMKYKIDHEGLLTRREHLEEDKTTRWLYVEEDVIVVGPDRDFPWKLSGPFGASATSYGAVGEHYILSTGNGSRMAGGSWINTGEGGIAPEHLQSGADVVAQIGPGLFGFRDQDGNFSLEEFTLQAKEPHVKAFELKFGQGAKIRGGHLEGSKVTVKVAGIRKVPIGKTINSPNRFPFLHNATETLQFIKTLQDVGGKPVGIKIVVGSHTSLDELFTEMISLQIYPDFITVDGGEGGTGATFKSMADSMGLPLYPALITVVDKACQFGVRHKIRIFASGKLISADKIAIALGIGADAVNSARGFMIANGCIMAMQCHTGKCPAGVTTTDPKYQAALAPEEKKWRVMNYIINVRQGLFALAAACGIDTPRKFTRDHIVFKAEDGHVKRLSELFPLPVRTSATEDENR; encoded by the coding sequence ATGAAAGTGCTAGTAGTAATTTTGGTATTTTTGTTTGTTGTGTTTGTTGCTGGTCCGCTATGTTTGCTTTTTTGGCTTCAATATTTGGCGAGAAAACCGCAGCATTCGATTATCCGGGCGCATCCTTATTTGGGCTGGGTGCGTTATCTATTGGAAAAATTAGGGCCAGAACTAAGGCAATATTGGTTTGATAGTGATAATGACAGCAGCCCGTTTTCGCGTGCTGATTTTTTAGGGGTTGTCTTTTCGGCCAAATATCGAAGTGATCTGCTAAGCTTTGGTTCCAAACGGGACTTTGAAAAATCAGGATATTATCTAGCTAATAGTTTATTTCCGTTATTGAATGAAGAATTAAGAGTGGGCCAACAAGATAAGATTCATGCAATGAAATATAAAATCGATCATGAGGGGCTGTTGACGAGACGTGAACATCTGGAAGAGGATAAAACAACGCGTTGGCTTTACGTAGAAGAAGATGTGATTGTCGTCGGCCCGGATCGTGATTTTCCATGGAAACTTAGCGGGCCATTCGGTGCCTCGGCCACCTCTTATGGTGCGGTTGGCGAACATTACATTCTCTCTACAGGCAACGGCAGCCGTATGGCGGGAGGTTCCTGGATTAACACTGGCGAAGGCGGGATTGCCCCTGAGCATTTACAAAGTGGAGCCGACGTTGTGGCCCAAATCGGCCCGGGATTATTTGGCTTTCGTGACCAGGATGGAAATTTTTCACTTGAGGAATTTACGTTGCAAGCTAAGGAGCCTCATGTGAAGGCATTTGAACTAAAATTTGGCCAGGGGGCCAAAATTCGCGGCGGCCATCTCGAAGGATCGAAGGTGACAGTGAAAGTAGCTGGTATTCGAAAAGTACCGATCGGTAAAACGATCAATTCGCCGAATCGTTTCCCGTTTCTACATAATGCAACTGAAACCTTACAATTTATTAAAACTTTGCAGGATGTAGGTGGCAAGCCAGTGGGCATCAAAATAGTTGTTGGCAGCCACACAAGCCTTGATGAATTATTTACAGAGATGATCAGCCTGCAAATTTACCCGGATTTTATCACTGTAGATGGCGGAGAAGGCGGAACCGGTGCCACTTTTAAATCGATGGCCGACAGCATGGGACTGCCGCTGTATCCTGCTTTAATTACTGTCGTGGATAAGGCCTGCCAGTTTGGGGTTCGTCATAAAATCAGGATATTTGCTTCAGGGAAACTGATTTCGGCTGATAAAATAGCGATCGCACTCGGAATCGGCGCCGATGCAGTCAACTCTGCCCGCGGCTTTATGATTGCCAACGGCTGCATTATGGCGATGCAGTGTCATACAGGCAAATGCCCTGCCGGTGTAACGACCACTGACCCTAAATACCAGGCAGCACTAGCCCCTGAAGAGAAAAAGTGGCGGGTGATGAACTATATTATCAATGTCCGCCAAGGATTGTTTGCCCTTGCCGCTGCTTGCGGTATTGATACACCGCGTAAATTTACACGTGACCATATCGTGTTTAAGGCTGAAGATGGCCATGTGAAGCGATTATCCGAATTATTTCCGCTGCCTGTTCGGACGTCGGCCACTGAGGATGAAAATAGGTAA
- a CDS encoding DUF4023 domain-containing protein, whose amino-acid sequence MTGNESTHEFVEKLHQRQEKDQKNREKQGSDTPSKKLPNKTH is encoded by the coding sequence GTGACAGGAAATGAAAGCACCCATGAGTTTGTTGAAAAGCTGCATCAAAGACAGGAAAAGGACCAGAAAAATCGGGAAAAGCAGGGCAGCGATACTCCCAGCAAAAAGTTGCCAAACAAAACACACTAG
- a CDS encoding ParM/StbA family protein — protein sequence MTKSRIAAVDVGNDSIKAILGELEYELNIPNIIARDTVDRPVIGIEELDDKNPLDGIHIKVHSPALKENNVIYRVGNLAAKSNNATELDPGSSKSEEDQTLIMLFATLAMDAVREENAKIFPQTKNVIDANYTLGTGLPLREVKEGKDAGYRSRLIGSVHQVEFLVTPKYQGLKVNIKFEEVKVYPEGFAAFINLVMDHNLKIINKDLIDKRILIQDIGGLSTDIAVIKNRNVDDDKAQGFNLGVSESLEAIREEIRIKHGVELDSRSDVVEIITRKNDRNHIMVKGSRTSVHDIVDRILLDLAKKQYRLLRNVWQRNSQTEICYFVGGGSHVLKDYIKTLNNGLDGFNIEFFEDEKESIWMMANAYYKLIMDYVRKAEKQKASQEKAPVKN from the coding sequence ATGACTAAGTCCAGAATTGCGGCTGTTGATGTAGGTAATGACTCGATTAAAGCTATTCTCGGGGAATTAGAGTATGAACTAAATATTCCTAACATAATTGCAAGAGATACCGTTGACCGCCCTGTGATTGGGATCGAAGAACTTGATGATAAAAATCCGCTGGATGGCATTCATATTAAGGTGCACTCCCCTGCCCTTAAAGAGAATAACGTTATTTATCGTGTCGGAAACTTAGCAGCCAAAAGTAACAATGCCACAGAATTAGATCCAGGCAGCAGTAAATCAGAAGAAGATCAAACCTTAATTATGCTGTTTGCTACTCTTGCCATGGATGCGGTGAGAGAGGAAAATGCGAAAATTTTTCCACAGACCAAAAATGTGATTGATGCCAATTACACGTTAGGAACCGGCCTGCCTCTCCGTGAAGTAAAGGAAGGAAAAGATGCGGGTTATCGCTCCAGGCTAATCGGCTCAGTGCATCAGGTGGAATTTCTTGTAACCCCGAAATACCAAGGCTTAAAAGTAAACATCAAATTTGAAGAAGTGAAGGTCTATCCAGAAGGTTTTGCTGCATTTATTAACCTTGTCATGGACCATAACTTGAAAATTATCAATAAAGATTTAATTGATAAACGTATTTTAATCCAAGATATTGGCGGGTTATCAACCGATATCGCCGTCATTAAAAATCGTAATGTAGACGATGATAAAGCCCAAGGCTTTAATCTCGGGGTATCTGAATCGCTCGAAGCAATTCGAGAGGAAATTCGAATCAAACACGGAGTCGAATTAGACAGCCGCAGTGATGTCGTGGAAATTATTACGAGAAAAAATGACCGCAACCACATCATGGTGAAAGGAAGCCGCACGAGTGTCCATGACATTGTCGATCGGATCCTTCTAGATTTGGCGAAAAAGCAGTACCGCCTGCTGCGCAATGTTTGGCAAAGGAATTCACAGACGGAAATCTGCTACTTTGTTGGCGGCGGTTCCCATGTTTTGAAGGATTACATTAAAACGCTGAATAATGGGTTGGACGGCTTCAACATTGAATTTTTTGAAGATGAAAAAGAAAGCATTTGGATGATGGCGAATGCTTATTATAAGCTGATTATGGATTATGTTAGGAAAGCGGAAAAACAAAAGGCTTCCCAAGAAAAAGCCCCTGTGAAGAACTAA